The proteins below come from a single Etheostoma spectabile isolate EspeVRDwgs_2016 chromosome 4, UIUC_Espe_1.0, whole genome shotgun sequence genomic window:
- the srgap2 gene encoding SLIT-ROBO Rho GTPase-activating protein 2 isoform X5, whose product MTSPAKFRKDKEIVAEYETQVKEVRAQLVEQLKCLDQQCELRVQLLQDLQDFFRKKAEIEVDYSRNLEKLAERFLTKTRSTKDHLLKKEHSILSPVNCWNLLLLQVKRESRDHATLSDLYLNNIIPRFAQISEDSGRLFKKSKEVGVQLQEDLMKVLNELYTVMKTYHMYNTDSINAESKLKDAEKQEEKQMGRSGRQQDDRQTPRSPDTLTSIKTDEKPVRRSSVKKIEKMKEKRQAKYTENKLKAIKARNEYLLALEATNSCVFKYYIHDLSDIIDCCDLGYHASLQRALRTYLSAEQNVETSKHSGLETLEGAAESLEANGDKQKLMETYNNVFCPPARFDFQSHMGDTMGVMCAQQPLEVELLQRCQQLQSRLSTLKIENEEVKKTMEATLSTIQDMVTVEDYDVSECFHHSNSMESVKSTFSESYLSKPSLAKRRANQQETEQFYFTKLKEFLEGRNLITKLEAKHDLIDKTLEESQKTDCCLSSGRRNSAVRKQESGEAIPLMVKSCIRFISRHGLQHEGIFRVSGSQVEVNDIKNAFERGEDPLAGDQNDHDMDSIAGVLKLYFRGLDHALFPKEVFHDLISCVSMESLHERAVHIKKVLQSLPSKTLIIMRYLFAFLNHLSQYSEENMMDPYNLAICFGPTLMSVPEGNDQVSCQAHVNELIKTIIIHHNTIFPGLQDLQGPIYTIPGSRDDCCDSPHCEPPLVEEPAPETVSVRQNSEDVTVALTV is encoded by the exons AGGTCCGCGCCCAGCTGGTGGAGCAGCTCAAGTGTCTGGATCAGCAGTGTGAGCTGAGGGTGCAGCTGCTGCAGGACCTGCAGGACTTCTTCAGAAAGAAGGCAGAGATCGAAGTGGACTACAGCCGCAACCTTGAAAAGCTGGCCGAGAGATTCCTCACCAAGACCCGCAGCACCAAGGACCATCTTCTCAA GAAAGAGCACAGCATTTTATCCCCAGTGAACTGCTGGAACCTGTTGCTGCTTCAGGTGAAGAGGGAGAGCCGTGACCACGCCACACTGTCTGACCTCTACCTCAACAACATCATCCCCCGCTTTGCACAGATCAGCGAGGATTCGGGACGCCTCTTTAAGAAG AGCAAAGAGGTCGGCGTACAGCTGCAAGAGGACCTGATGAAAGTTCTTAATGAGCTTTATACG GTGATGAAGACGTACCACATGTACAACACTGACAGCATCAATGCCGAGTCCAAGCTGAAGGATGCGGAGAAGCAGGAGGAGAAGCAGATGGGACGCTCCGGTCGACAACAAGACGACCGACAGACGCCACGTTCCCCTGACACCTTGACCAGCATCAAGACCGACGAGAAGCCCGTCCGACGCTCCAGTGTCAAGAAAATCGAGAAGATGAAGGAGAAG aGACAAGCTAAGTACACAGAGAACAAGCTGAAGGCCATCAAGGCCAGGAATGAGTACCTGCTAGCTCTTGAGGCCACCAACAGCTGTGTCTTCAAATATTACATCCATGACCTCTCTGACATCATTGAC tgcTGTGACCTAGGCTACCATGCCAGCCTGCAACGTGCCCTGAGGACCTACCTGTCTGCGGAACAGAATGTAGAGACGTCCAAACACTCCGGCCTGGAGACCCTAGAGGGGGCCGCAGAGAGTCTGGAAGCCAACGGGGacaaacagaagctgatggagaccTACAACAACGTCTTCTGCCCCCCAGCTCGTTTTGACTTCCAGTCCCACATGGGAGACACG ATGGGAGTGATGTGTGCACAGCAGCCGCTGGAAGTCgagttgctccagaggtgtcAACAGCTGCAGTCTCGCCTCTCCACCCTCAAGATTGAAAATGAAGAG GTGAAGAAAACGATGGAGGCCACTCTGTCCACCATCCAAGACATGGTGACAGTTGAGGACTATGACGTCTCTGAGTGCTTCCACCACAGCAACAGCATGGAGTCGGTCAAGTCCACTTTCAGCGAATCCTATCTCAGTAAACCCAGCCTGGCCAAACGACGGGCCAATCAGCAGGAGACGGAGCAGTTTTACTTCACG aAGCTGAAGGAGTTTCTGGAAGGTAGGAACCTGATCACCAAGCTGGAGGCCAAGCATGACCTCATCGACAAGACCCTGGAAGAGA GTCAGAAGACTGATTGTTGCCTTTCCAG TGGACGGAGAAACTCGGCGGTACGGAAACAG GAGTCTGGTGAGGCCATTCCTCTAATGGTCAAGAGCTGCATCCGCTTCATCAGTCGCCATG gtctgCAGCATGAGGGGATCTTTAGAGTGTCAGGCTCTCAAGTGGAAGTCAATGACATCAAGAATGCCTTTGAGAGAG GTGAAGACCCGCTGGCAGGGGACCAGAATGACCATGACATGGACTCCATTGCTGGCGTCCTAAAGCTCTACTTTAGAGGATTGGACCACGCCCTCTTCCCTAAGGAAGTCTTCCATGACCTCATATCCTGTGTCT CAATGGAGAGCCTCCATGAGCGGGCAGTCCACATAAAGAAAGTTCTGCAATCTCTGCCGAGCAAAACCCTCATCATTATGAGATACCTGTTCGCCTTCCTCAACCA CCTGTCCCAGTACAGCGAGGAGAACATGATGGACCCCTACAACCTGGCTATCTGTTTTGGCCCCACCCTGATGTCTGTCCCTGAGGGCAACGACCAGGTCTCCTGCCAGGCCCATGTCAACGAACTCATTAAAACGATCATCATCCACCATAACACTATCTTCCCCGGGCTACAGGATCTACAGGGCCCCATCTACACCATTCCTGGATCTAGAGATGACTGCTG TGACAGTCCACACTGTGAGCCCCCCCTTGTGGAAGAGCCTGCGCCTGAAACCGTCTCTGTCAGGCAGAACAGCGAAGATG TTACTGTGGCTCTAACCGTTTAA